In Chryseobacterium oranimense, a single window of DNA contains:
- a CDS encoding DUF6702 family protein, with the protein MKNLWLFLLPLFFLFSFSKAKHPYHVGSVEMNYNARSKTFEITGRFFLDDLENGLGKKYGSSFHFNDEKYKAKLNEALEKYCAEYLKLKADGKFLKINYVGYEEDSESVNIYLESETVAAPKKVEAAVSFLYNLFDDQINIVHLIVNGERKSEKLTYPNRYLYRQY; encoded by the coding sequence ATGAAGAATTTATGGCTGTTTTTGTTACCGTTATTTTTTTTATTCTCTTTTTCAAAAGCGAAGCATCCTTATCATGTAGGTTCTGTAGAAATGAATTACAATGCCAGGTCGAAGACCTTTGAGATTACCGGCAGGTTTTTTCTGGATGATCTGGAAAACGGGCTGGGTAAAAAATACGGAAGTTCTTTTCATTTTAATGATGAGAAATACAAGGCTAAACTCAATGAAGCTCTTGAAAAATATTGTGCAGAATATTTAAAATTAAAAGCTGACGGCAAATTCCTGAAAATAAATTATGTTGGGTATGAAGAAGACAGTGAATCCGTCAATATCTACCTTGAATCTGAAACAGTAGCTGCGCCTAAAAAAGTAGAAGCCGCAGTTAGTTTTCTCTATAATCTTTTCGATGATCAGATCAATATCGTTCATTTAATTGTTAATGGTGAAAGGAAAAGTGAGAAGCTTACCTATCCGAACCGCTACCTGTACCGCCAGTATTAA